The proteins below are encoded in one region of Xenopus laevis strain J_2021 chromosome 8L, Xenopus_laevis_v10.1, whole genome shotgun sequence:
- the LOC108705605 gene encoding GA-binding protein subunit beta-2, with protein MALDLGKRLLEAARNGEDDEIRVLMQNGAPFTTDWLGTSPLHLAAQYGHFSTVKVLLQAGISRDARTKVDRTPLHMAAADGHAPIVDLLIKNGANVNARDMLEMTALHWATEHSHHDVVHLLIKSGADVSSHNKFGKTPIDIALDKNNHELLVTMQEALQGKPLTRKQGNVISVSSPQYILTPVANVKSSHAQGTEVVTFEPSVQQMVENGGQRVITIVTDGIQLGSLPGQLSVGGLRTPRILTIQNGEQAVEVAEEQVVEETVLVEVSPPSPPAKKYRVATCATEEGPEGNSKKERQELEQQLQEANLRACEFRQQLREKEQEAEAYRVKLESLERQQLNGDRFTAVEDGDTIIVSAEELAGVEVTEVETVEHHSDIPPESAT; from the exons ATGGCGCTGGACCTTGGCAAGAGATTACTGGAAGCCGCACGCAATGGAGAAGATGATGAAATACGGGTGTTGATGCAAAATGGCGCCCCTTTCACTACAGACTGG CTTGGGACATCTCCTCTGCACCTGGCTGCTCAGTATGGCCACTTCTCCACTGTTAAAGTTCTCCTGCAGGCCGGCATTAGCAGAGACGCCCGCACTAAGGTGGATAGGACTCCCCTGCACATGGCGGCTGCAGATGGACACGCTCCTATTGTGGATCTACTCATCAAG AATGGAGCCAATGTCAATGCCAGGGACATGTTAGAGATGACGGCTTTACACTGGGCCACAGAGCACAGTCACCACGACGTGGTTCACCTGCTGATAAAGTCGGGGGCAGACGTCAGCTCTCACAACAAATTCGGCAAGACTCCCATTGACATTGCACTGGACAAGAACAACCATGAGCTGTTGGTCACCATGCAG gaggcGCTGCAGGGCAAACCCCTAACAAGGAAACAAGGAAATGTCATCTCTGTATCTTCCCCACAGTATATCTTGACTCCCGTAGCGAATGTGAAATCCTCGCATG CTCAAGGCACTGAAGTTGTGACGTTTGAGCCGTCGGTGCAGCAGATGGTAGAGAACGGAGGTCAGAGAGTGATCACAATCGTTACAGATGGAATTCAGCTGGGCAGCCTCCCTGGGCAACTGTCTGTCGGGGGCCTACGCACTCCTCGTATACTTACCATCCAGAACGGAGAGCAAG CTGTAGAGGTGGCTGAAGAGCAAGTTGTAGAAGAGACTGTCCTGGTGGAAGTGTCGCCGCCTTCTCCTCCTGCCAAAAAGTACCGAGTAGCAACATGTGCTACAGAAGAAGGACCA GAGGGGAACAGTAAAAAAGAGAGGCAAGAGTTGGAGCAGCAACTGCAGGAAGCCAACCTCCGTGCCTGTGAGTTCCGACAGCAGCTCAGAGAGAAAGAACAAGAGGCAGAGGCCTATAGAGTCAAACTGGAGAGTCTGGAGCGGCAACAATTGAACGGAGACAGATTCACAGCAGTGGAGGATGGAGACACCATTATTGTATCGGCCGAAGAGCTCGCCGGAGTGGAAGTCACAGAGGTAGAGACAGTGGAGCATCATTCTGACATTCCACCCGAAAGTGCCACTTGA